From Bacillus oleivorans, a single genomic window includes:
- a CDS encoding 2-oxoacid:ferredoxin oxidoreductase subunit beta — MATFKDFRNNVKPNWCPGCGDFSVQAAIQRAAANLGLEPEDMALVSGIGCSGRISGYVYTYGFHGIHGRCLPIAQGLKMANRDLTVIASGGDGDGFAIGMGHTIHAIRRNIDITYIVMDNQVYGLTKGQTSPRSASGFKTKSTPEGAIEPALSPMEMALTAGGTFVAQGFSTDLKELTALIEAGIRHKGFSLINVFSPCVTYNKINTYDWYKENLTKLESIEDYDPSNREQAMQVLMKCNSLVTGLIYQNKEQKSYQDLVPGYKETPLVKEDLHMSEDMFQELVKEFM, encoded by the coding sequence ATGGCTACCTTCAAAGATTTTCGCAATAATGTCAAGCCAAACTGGTGTCCAGGCTGTGGTGATTTCTCTGTCCAGGCAGCGATTCAGCGGGCTGCTGCTAATTTAGGATTGGAACCTGAAGATATGGCGTTAGTTTCTGGGATTGGCTGTTCCGGACGGATCTCAGGTTATGTGTATACGTATGGATTTCACGGAATTCATGGCCGCTGTCTCCCAATCGCTCAAGGACTGAAGATGGCTAATCGTGATTTAACGGTTATCGCTTCAGGCGGTGACGGAGACGGATTTGCCATCGGGATGGGGCATACGATCCATGCGATTAGAAGAAACATCGATATTACGTATATTGTCATGGATAACCAGGTATATGGATTAACAAAAGGACAAACGTCTCCTCGTTCAGCTTCTGGTTTTAAAACTAAATCCACACCAGAAGGAGCCATTGAGCCGGCGCTTTCGCCTATGGAAATGGCGCTGACAGCTGGAGGCACATTTGTCGCTCAAGGATTTTCAACGGACCTTAAAGAGCTAACGGCATTAATAGAAGCAGGGATCCGGCATAAAGGCTTCTCTCTCATTAACGTGTTTAGTCCATGTGTCACTTATAACAAAATTAACACCTATGATTGGTATAAAGAAAATCTCACAAAACTCGAGAGTATAGAAGACTATGATCCTTCTAATCGTGAGCAGGCAATGCAAGTTTTAATGAAATGTAATAGCTTGGTTACCGGACTTATCTATCAGAACAAGGAGCAAAAATCCTACCAGGATCTGGTCCCAGGCTATAAAGAAACGCCTCTAGTAAAAGAGGATTTGCATATGTCAGAAGATATGTTCCAGGAACTTGTAAAAGAATTTATGTAA
- a CDS encoding outer spore coat protein CotE, whose amino-acid sequence MAEYREIITKAVVAKGRKFTQSNHTVSPAKNPSSILGAWIINHTYSAKKSDNTVEVSGHYDINCWYSHSDNTKTEVCSAKVPYTDIIKLKYRDPDILGEEQVIARVLQQPNCVEAVVSPNGNKIIVNAEREFLVEVVGETKLAVAINPDGVEDDHDWELDVDDEEFEELNPDFLVGTEEE is encoded by the coding sequence ATGGCAGAATACAGAGAGATTATAACGAAGGCTGTCGTTGCAAAAGGACGCAAATTTACCCAGTCCAATCATACGGTAAGCCCAGCTAAAAATCCGTCGAGCATTCTAGGTGCCTGGATCATAAACCATACCTATTCAGCAAAGAAATCTGACAATACGGTAGAAGTAAGCGGACATTATGATATTAACTGTTGGTATTCCCATTCTGATAATACAAAAACGGAAGTATGTTCTGCAAAAGTACCGTACACAGATATCATAAAGCTTAAGTATCGGGATCCAGACATCTTAGGAGAAGAACAAGTGATTGCCCGTGTTCTTCAACAGCCAAATTGTGTAGAAGCGGTTGTGTCGCCAAATGGCAATAAAATTATCGTGAATGCGGAAAGAGAATTCCTTGTAGAGGTAGTGGGTGAAACCAAACTCGCTGTTGCCATTAATCCAGACGGCGTAGAGGATGACCATGACTGGGAACTTGATGTAGACGATGAAGAATTTGAAGAATTAAATCCAGACTTTTTGGTTGGAACTGAAGAAGAATAA
- the miaB gene encoding tRNA (N6-isopentenyl adenosine(37)-C2)-methylthiotransferase MiaB, translating into MNEKQRVEGQQVATVKPQDKKSEKDYSKYFQSVYIPPSLKDAKKRGKEEVKYHKDFKIPEEFRGMGDGKKFYIRTYGCQMNEHDTEVMAGIFMALGYEATDTVEDSDVILLNTCAIRENAENKVFGELGHLKALKTEKPELLIGVCGCMSQEESVVNKILQSYQHVDMIFGTHNIHRLPHILKEAYMQKAMVVEVWSKEGDVIENLPKVRKGQIKGWVNIMYGCDKFCTYCIVPYTRGKERSRRPEDIIQEVRHLAAQGYKEITLLGQNVNAYGKDFEDMKYGLGDLMDELRSIDIPRIRFTTSHPRDFDDHLVEVLAKKGNLVEHIHLPVQSGSSDVLKIMARKYTREHYLELVAKIKKAIPDVALTTDIIVGFPNETDEQFEETLSLYKEVGFESAYTFIYSPREGTPAAKMKDNVPMEVKKERLQRLNALVNELSAEAMKKYKGQIVEVLVEGESKNNPEVLAGYTRKNKLVNFRGPKSAIGQLVKVRIKEAKTWTLDGEMVESMEAVEVK; encoded by the coding sequence ATGAATGAGAAGCAAAGAGTTGAAGGACAACAAGTAGCAACTGTAAAGCCTCAGGACAAAAAATCCGAGAAGGATTACAGTAAATATTTTCAATCCGTATATATTCCGCCAAGTCTGAAGGATGCGAAGAAAAGAGGGAAGGAAGAAGTCAAGTATCATAAAGATTTCAAGATCCCTGAAGAATTCCGCGGCATGGGGGATGGCAAGAAGTTTTATATTAGAACGTATGGCTGTCAAATGAATGAGCATGACACAGAAGTCATGGCAGGAATCTTCATGGCCCTTGGCTACGAAGCAACCGATACCGTAGAAGATTCAGACGTCATTCTTTTAAATACATGTGCGATTCGTGAAAACGCTGAAAACAAGGTGTTTGGTGAACTCGGGCATTTAAAGGCACTTAAAACAGAAAAGCCAGAGCTTTTAATTGGCGTTTGTGGCTGTATGTCCCAAGAAGAATCTGTCGTTAATAAGATTTTACAATCTTATCAGCATGTTGACATGATCTTTGGTACCCATAATATTCACCGCCTGCCGCATATTTTAAAAGAAGCGTATATGCAAAAGGCAATGGTGGTCGAAGTTTGGTCTAAAGAGGGAGACGTAATCGAAAACCTTCCTAAAGTACGTAAAGGCCAAATTAAAGGCTGGGTCAATATTATGTACGGCTGCGATAAATTCTGTACGTACTGTATTGTACCGTATACACGCGGTAAAGAAAGAAGCCGCCGGCCAGAAGATATTATCCAAGAGGTCCGCCATTTAGCAGCTCAAGGATATAAAGAAATTACGCTTCTTGGTCAAAACGTAAATGCGTACGGTAAAGATTTTGAGGATATGAAATACGGATTAGGCGATTTAATGGATGAGCTTCGTTCCATCGATATCCCGCGTATCCGTTTCACAACCAGTCACCCTCGTGATTTCGATGATCATTTAGTCGAAGTATTAGCGAAAAAAGGAAATCTGGTTGAGCACATTCATCTTCCAGTACAATCTGGATCCAGCGATGTCCTTAAAATTATGGCAAGAAAATATACACGGGAGCATTACCTGGAATTAGTAGCTAAAATTAAAAAAGCAATTCCAGATGTGGCGCTAACAACTGACATTATTGTCGGTTTCCCGAACGAAACAGACGAACAGTTTGAAGAAACACTTTCTTTATACAAAGAGGTCGGCTTCGAATCTGCTTATACTTTTATCTATTCACCTCGAGAAGGAACACCGGCTGCCAAAATGAAGGACAATGTTCCAATGGAAGTGAAAAAAGAACGTCTGCAACGTCTAAATGCGTTAGTAAATGAGCTTTCTGCAGAGGCTATGAAGAAATATAAGGGTCAAATCGTTGAAGTGTTAGTCGAAGGGGAAAGTAAAAACAACCCTGAAGTCCTAGCCGGCTATACACGCAAAAATAAATTGGTTAACTTTAGAGGACCAAAATCAGCAATTGGCCAGCTTGTCAAAGTCCGTATCAAAGAAGCCAAAACATGGACACTTGATGGTGAAATGGTCGAAAGTATGGAAGCAGTTGAGGTGAAATAA
- a CDS encoding polysaccharide deacetylase family protein, protein MKIISKVTVWLLILGLSACSIQGMGNQRETGDHNIEPPNNNPMPKWPEDPLPPLPDTQEEGQSEMGNEPADESMPPAEKHEPAKLVDYEGPVEHIFFHPLIVYPELAFDGDAMAQGYNDYFVTVNEFKRILDELYKHNYILIDINQLFQINQDQSMTLQKLKLPEGKKPLILSIDDMNYYEYMRQNGNVYKLILDENGNIASYAKSPKGKDVISYDHAIVPILDQFVQDHPDFSNNGAKGLIALTGYEGVLGYRTNEFDSPAYNQEKAEALKVIKRLKETGWTFASHGWGHLDANKVSYQLLAQDTERWKQEVESLIGPTNVYIYPYGSRPDTGGDKFNYLIESGFNVLCSVGPVPYLKSYETQAFMMDRRHIDGIALQTQPEKLRPLMDAEKVLEAEVRP, encoded by the coding sequence ATGAAAATAATTTCAAAGGTAACAGTGTGGCTGCTGATATTGGGGTTATCAGCCTGTTCAATACAGGGGATGGGTAATCAGCGTGAAACGGGAGATCATAACATCGAACCGCCTAATAATAATCCAATGCCAAAATGGCCAGAGGACCCGCTCCCGCCATTGCCAGATACTCAAGAAGAAGGGCAAAGTGAAATGGGGAATGAACCAGCAGATGAATCTATGCCGCCTGCAGAAAAGCACGAACCAGCCAAATTAGTAGATTACGAGGGTCCGGTTGAGCATATCTTTTTTCATCCGCTCATTGTCTATCCAGAATTAGCGTTTGACGGGGACGCAATGGCACAAGGATATAATGATTATTTTGTAACCGTCAATGAATTTAAGAGAATTTTAGATGAATTATATAAACATAACTATATATTAATAGACATAAATCAGCTTTTTCAAATAAATCAAGATCAATCTATGACTCTGCAAAAATTAAAACTCCCCGAAGGAAAAAAACCCTTAATACTGTCAATTGATGATATGAATTATTATGAGTACATGCGGCAAAATGGGAATGTCTATAAGCTGATTCTAGATGAAAATGGAAATATTGCGTCCTACGCCAAAAGCCCAAAAGGAAAAGACGTGATCTCATATGATCACGCAATCGTGCCGATTTTAGATCAGTTCGTGCAAGACCATCCAGATTTCTCAAATAATGGCGCAAAGGGGCTGATTGCTTTAACAGGATACGAAGGAGTTTTAGGCTACCGAACCAATGAGTTCGACAGTCCCGCTTACAATCAGGAAAAAGCAGAAGCTCTAAAAGTCATTAAGCGTCTAAAAGAAACCGGCTGGACATTTGCTTCTCATGGGTGGGGACATTTAGATGCAAATAAAGTGAGCTACCAGCTGCTCGCCCAAGATACAGAAAGATGGAAACAAGAGGTTGAATCTTTAATAGGGCCTACGAATGTTTATATTTACCCTTATGGAAGCAGACCAGATACAGGAGGAGATAAATTTAACTATTTGATTGAATCTGGATTTAACGTCCTATGCTCAGTCGGACCTGTCCCATATCTAAAATCGTATGAAACCCAAGCGTTCATGATGGACCGCCGCCACATTGACGGAATTGCTCTTCAGACGCAACCAGAAAAATTAAGACCGCTAATGGATGCAGAAAAAGTCCTAGAGGCTGAAGTAAGGCCATAA
- a CDS encoding 2-oxoacid:acceptor oxidoreductase subunit alpha: MVQQLSWKVGGQQGEGIESTGEIFSIALNRQGYYLYGYRHFSSRIKGGHTNNKIRVSTTPVRTIADDLDVLVAFDQETIDLNYHELHDQGVIIADAKFNPAAPEDCKAALYPVAFTEIAANLSTALMKNMVAIGATCAVLNLDTHVFLNVVDEIFGRKGEQVVAKNMEAIQKGYEVMQEQLGSSTNTLKLDPADGKKRLFIIGNDAIALGAMAGGARFMAAYPITPASEIMEYLIKKLPKVGGTVIQTEDEMAACTMAIGSNYGGVRSFTASAGPGLSLMMESIGLSGITETPLVIVDTQRGGPSTGLPTKQEQSDLLAMIYGSHGEIPKIVMAPSTVEEAFYDIAEAFNLAEEYQCPVIFLSDLQLSLGKQTVEPLSLEKIEIHRGKLVNEDLPELSNKGYFKRYELTEDGVSPRVLPGTKNGIFHVTGVEHDETGKPSEVAVNRKKQMDKRMKKLKNVRFNVPVYKDTPHEEADLLMIGINSTRGVIEEAKERLEADGFKVNHAHIRLLHPFPADEVAEVVSKAKKIAVVEHNITGQLANIIKMNVGGSDKIHNICKYDGNPFLPHEVYDACKELL; this comes from the coding sequence ATGGTACAACAATTATCATGGAAAGTGGGCGGTCAGCAGGGGGAAGGGATTGAAAGTACAGGAGAAATATTCTCGATTGCCCTGAATCGCCAAGGCTATTACTTATATGGGTACAGACACTTTTCTTCCCGTATTAAAGGAGGCCATACGAACAATAAAATTCGGGTAAGCACAACCCCGGTCCGTACGATTGCAGATGATTTAGACGTCTTAGTTGCATTTGATCAGGAAACGATTGATTTAAACTATCATGAACTACATGACCAAGGGGTTATTATAGCAGACGCTAAGTTTAATCCCGCTGCACCAGAAGATTGCAAGGCCGCGCTTTATCCAGTCGCTTTTACAGAGATTGCTGCAAACTTAAGTACAGCTCTTATGAAAAACATGGTTGCGATTGGTGCCACCTGTGCGGTGTTAAATTTAGATACACATGTTTTTCTCAACGTAGTGGATGAGATTTTTGGCAGAAAAGGCGAACAAGTGGTAGCGAAAAATATGGAAGCGATTCAAAAGGGTTACGAGGTTATGCAAGAACAGCTTGGCAGCTCGACCAACACTTTAAAATTAGACCCGGCTGATGGCAAGAAGCGATTATTCATAATCGGCAATGATGCAATTGCATTAGGTGCCATGGCGGGTGGAGCCCGATTTATGGCTGCCTATCCAATTACACCAGCATCTGAAATCATGGAATACCTGATTAAAAAACTCCCAAAAGTAGGAGGGACAGTCATCCAGACAGAAGATGAAATGGCCGCCTGTACAATGGCGATTGGTTCAAATTATGGAGGGGTTCGTTCCTTTACCGCTTCAGCGGGGCCAGGACTTTCTCTGATGATGGAATCAATCGGTCTTTCAGGAATCACAGAAACACCACTTGTCATAGTCGATACACAGCGGGGCGGACCTTCTACCGGGCTGCCAACTAAACAGGAACAATCTGATCTTCTTGCGATGATTTACGGAAGCCACGGGGAAATTCCGAAGATTGTGATGGCACCAAGTACAGTCGAAGAGGCATTCTACGATATCGCAGAGGCTTTTAACCTAGCAGAAGAGTATCAATGTCCGGTTATTTTTCTATCAGACTTGCAGCTCTCCCTGGGAAAGCAAACCGTTGAGCCGCTTTCCCTGGAAAAAATAGAGATTCACCGCGGTAAGCTAGTAAATGAAGATCTCCCTGAGCTTTCAAACAAAGGATATTTTAAGAGATACGAACTGACAGAGGATGGCGTTTCGCCTCGAGTATTACCGGGTACGAAAAATGGGATCTTCCACGTAACCGGTGTTGAGCATGATGAAACCGGTAAGCCTTCTGAAGTGGCAGTAAATCGGAAGAAACAAATGGATAAGCGGATGAAAAAATTAAAAAATGTCCGTTTTAACGTACCGGTGTATAAGGATACTCCACATGAAGAAGCCGATTTATTAATGATTGGCATTAACTCAACAAGAGGGGTCATTGAAGAGGCAAAGGAACGCCTCGAAGCTGACGGATTCAAAGTTAACCATGCCCACATTCGCTTGCTTCATCCATTTCCGGCTGATGAGGTAGCGGAAGTGGTAAGCAAAGCAAAGAAAATAGCCGTTGTCGAACATAACATTACAGGACAGCTGGCTAATATTATCAAAATGAATGTAGGCGGTTCAGATAAAATCCACAATATTTGCAAATATGATGGAAATCCATTTCTGCCGCATGAAGTATATGATGCATGTAAGGAGTTGTTGTAA
- the mutS gene encoding DNA mismatch repair protein MutS, with protein MASYTPMILQYLEIKKDYEDAFLFFRLGDFYEMFFEDAIKASRELEITLTSREGGTDERIPMCGVPYHSAATYIEQLIKKGYKVAICEQVEDPKQAKGVVKREVVQLITPGTLMDSHTLTDKENNYIASITSEGNMFGFSYCDLSTGELKVTLLDRVEDCFNECALLGVKEIVVADDFAEKWGPILRERYGVTISLQKELDDETKFGARIASLSHPEEKAAVIRLLSYLYRTQKRSLDHIQEALYYQTEHFLKMDEYSKRNLELTETIRTKDKKGSLLWLLDETMTAMGGRLLKAWIDRPLTNEKEIQERIEFVELLKEKFFERQELREKLQKVYDLERLAGRIAFGNVNARDFIQLKHSLKQVPDIQSIILGLLSSPNKWETSLDACEEVHNLLEKAIHDNPPVSVKEGGLIKDGYDVKLDQYREASRNGKSWIAQLEQEERHKTGIKSLKVGYNRVFGYYIEVTRANLHLLKEGQYERKQTLTNAERFITPELKEKEALILEAEERSIELEYDLFTEIREEVKTYIPRLQALAKAISEIDCLQSFATVSEERHYVKPAFSEDRKLVIQNGRHAVVEKVLGMQVYVPNDCYMNPERELLLITGPNMAGKSTYMRQVALTAIMAQIGCFVPADAAEMPIFDQIFTRIGAADDLVSGQSTFMVEMLEAKNALTKATKNSLILFDEIGRGTSTYDGMALAQAMIEYIHNHIGAKTLFSTHYHELTVLGEKLPKLTNIHVSVSEERGKVVFLHKLKDGAADKSYGIHVAQLAELPIEVIKRAREILVTFENKDETLAAVIKEPKSQQPEEAQLSFFDVEVSDEEQQKQKLILEKLKNLELMQMTPLDAMNALYELQKMMKA; from the coding sequence ATGGCTTCTTACACGCCGATGATTCTGCAATATTTAGAGATCAAAAAAGACTATGAAGATGCATTTCTCTTTTTTCGCCTTGGCGATTTTTACGAAATGTTTTTTGAAGATGCCATAAAAGCTTCAAGGGAATTAGAAATCACATTAACATCGCGCGAAGGAGGAACGGATGAGCGAATTCCGATGTGCGGAGTTCCCTATCATTCTGCCGCCACATACATAGAACAGCTGATTAAAAAAGGATATAAAGTAGCGATCTGTGAGCAAGTGGAAGACCCGAAACAGGCAAAAGGTGTGGTAAAACGTGAAGTCGTTCAGCTAATCACACCTGGTACCTTAATGGATAGCCACACACTAACGGATAAGGAAAATAACTATATTGCTTCGATTACATCAGAAGGCAATATGTTTGGTTTTTCCTACTGTGATTTATCAACTGGTGAGCTAAAAGTTACTTTGCTAGACCGAGTAGAAGATTGTTTTAATGAGTGTGCTTTACTTGGTGTAAAAGAGATTGTAGTCGCAGACGATTTTGCTGAAAAATGGGGACCTATTTTACGAGAGCGCTATGGTGTTACAATTTCGCTTCAAAAAGAATTAGATGATGAAACTAAGTTTGGAGCTAGGATTGCTTCACTTTCTCACCCAGAAGAAAAAGCAGCAGTGATCCGGTTGTTAAGTTATTTGTATCGGACGCAAAAACGCAGCTTAGACCATATCCAAGAGGCGCTGTACTATCAAACCGAGCATTTCTTAAAAATGGATGAGTATTCAAAACGGAATCTCGAACTAACTGAAACGATCCGGACTAAAGATAAAAAGGGAAGTTTACTTTGGCTTTTGGATGAAACAATGACAGCGATGGGCGGTCGTTTATTGAAAGCGTGGATTGACCGTCCGCTTACCAATGAAAAAGAAATCCAAGAGAGAATCGAGTTTGTCGAACTTTTAAAAGAAAAATTCTTTGAACGCCAGGAGCTTCGTGAAAAATTGCAGAAGGTATATGATTTGGAGAGACTTGCTGGCCGGATTGCATTTGGAAATGTTAATGCACGTGATTTTATCCAATTAAAGCACTCCTTAAAACAAGTTCCTGATATTCAATCTATTATTCTCGGACTTCTCTCATCACCAAACAAATGGGAAACTTCCCTTGATGCTTGTGAAGAGGTTCATAATCTGCTAGAAAAGGCGATTCATGATAATCCGCCGGTATCGGTAAAAGAAGGGGGTCTGATTAAAGATGGCTATGACGTCAAATTGGACCAATACCGCGAAGCCAGCCGCAACGGAAAGTCGTGGATAGCTCAACTGGAACAGGAAGAACGGCATAAAACAGGGATTAAGTCATTGAAAGTGGGCTATAACCGTGTATTTGGTTATTACATTGAAGTAACTAGAGCCAACCTGCACCTATTAAAAGAAGGGCAATATGAGCGGAAGCAGACGCTGACCAATGCGGAACGTTTTATTACGCCTGAATTAAAAGAAAAAGAAGCCCTGATTTTAGAAGCAGAAGAAAGAAGCATTGAACTCGAATATGATTTATTTACAGAGATTCGGGAAGAAGTGAAAACGTATATTCCACGCTTGCAGGCTCTCGCGAAAGCAATAAGTGAAATTGATTGTCTGCAAAGCTTTGCGACAGTCAGCGAAGAACGGCATTATGTAAAACCGGCTTTTAGCGAGGATCGAAAGCTAGTGATCCAAAACGGACGTCATGCCGTTGTGGAAAAAGTGCTGGGGATGCAAGTTTACGTACCGAATGACTGCTACATGAATCCAGAACGGGAGCTTTTATTAATTACTGGTCCTAACATGGCTGGGAAAAGTACATACATGAGACAAGTAGCTTTAACAGCGATCATGGCGCAAATTGGCTGTTTTGTTCCGGCTGACGCAGCAGAAATGCCAATCTTTGATCAGATTTTTACAAGAATCGGCGCGGCAGACGATTTAGTTTCAGGTCAAAGTACCTTTATGGTTGAAATGCTCGAGGCAAAAAATGCATTAACGAAAGCTACGAAAAACAGTCTGATATTATTCGATGAAATCGGCCGTGGAACGTCTACATATGATGGCATGGCTTTAGCTCAGGCGATGATCGAATACATCCATAATCACATCGGCGCGAAGACCCTATTTTCAACACATTACCATGAACTGACTGTCTTAGGGGAAAAATTGCCGAAGCTTACTAATATCCATGTAAGTGTCTCAGAAGAACGAGGGAAAGTAGTCTTTTTACACAAACTGAAAGATGGAGCTGCTGATAAAAGCTACGGAATCCATGTAGCACAGCTGGCTGAGTTGCCGATTGAAGTGATCAAGCGGGCGCGTGAAATCCTTGTGACTTTTGAGAACAAAGATGAAACTCTTGCAGCAGTTATAAAAGAACCGAAATCGCAACAGCCAGAAGAGGCGCAATTGTCCTTTTTTGATGTAGAAGTCAGTGATGAGGAGCAGCAAAAACAAAAATTAATTCTGGAAAAGCTAAAAAACTTAGAGCTGATGCAAATGACACCGCTCGATGCGATGAACGCTTTATATGAACTGCAGAAAATGATGAAAGCTTGA
- a CDS encoding RicAFT regulatory complex protein RicA family protein, with translation MAKYTKDDIIARARELADMISETEEVDFFKRAEAHINENQKVREMIASIKSLQKQAVNFQHFGKDNALKMVEEKIEKLEKEIDEIPIVQEFKNSQVEVNELLQVVAHTISNRVTNKIIESTGGDLLRGETGSSVKHS, from the coding sequence GTGGCTAAATATACAAAAGATGATATTATTGCACGTGCAAGAGAATTGGCTGATATGATTTCAGAAACAGAAGAAGTCGATTTCTTCAAACGTGCTGAAGCACATATTAACGAGAACCAAAAGGTTCGAGAGATGATCGCGAGTATTAAAAGTCTGCAAAAACAAGCTGTTAATTTCCAGCACTTTGGCAAAGATAATGCTTTAAAAATGGTAGAAGAAAAAATCGAAAAGCTTGAAAAAGAGATCGACGAAATTCCAATTGTACAGGAATTTAAGAACTCACAAGTTGAAGTAAATGAGCTGCTTCAAGTCGTAGCTCATACGATTTCAAACAGAGTAACCAATAAAATCATTGAATCAACTGGCGGAGACCTCCTAAGAGGAGAAACTGGCTCATCAGTTAAACATTCATAA